A single Methylomonas sp. AM2-LC DNA region contains:
- the hflC gene encoding protease modulator HflC, with amino-acid sequence MNTKNLYLLLPISLGVLILGYLSVFYVQQNEKAIVFQLGKLVSTDYAPGIHFKTPIINKVSTFDARVLTLDTKSERFLTSEKKNVIVDSFAKWRIGDVGLFYTTVGGDEYQANLRLEQIMKDAIRGEFGLRTIKQLISEDRSELRKTLMDKLSPVAEKFGIEMIDIRIKRIDLPPEVSSSVFQRMRAERERVAREFRSQGAEQAELISAEADKQRQVLLANAQRDAENVRGHGDAQSAEIYAKSYGKNPEFYAFYRSLLAYQTAFEKTDDTLVLKPDSDFFKYYNSEK; translated from the coding sequence ATGAACACTAAAAATTTATATCTGCTATTACCCATCAGTCTCGGCGTGCTGATTCTAGGTTACTTATCGGTTTTTTATGTGCAACAAAACGAAAAAGCCATTGTGTTTCAACTAGGTAAGTTAGTCAGCACTGACTATGCACCTGGTATCCATTTTAAGACCCCCATCATCAATAAAGTCAGTACATTTGATGCGCGTGTACTGACCTTGGACACCAAGTCCGAGCGTTTTCTTACCTCCGAAAAGAAAAATGTTATTGTCGACTCGTTCGCCAAATGGCGAATCGGTGATGTGGGTCTTTTTTATACCACGGTTGGCGGTGATGAATATCAGGCCAATCTGCGTCTGGAACAAATCATGAAAGACGCCATACGCGGTGAATTTGGTTTGCGCACCATTAAACAGCTCATTTCTGAAGATCGTAGCGAACTGCGTAAAACGCTGATGGACAAACTATCACCCGTAGCAGAGAAATTTGGTATAGAAATGATCGATATTCGTATCAAACGTATAGATTTGCCACCTGAAGTGAGCAGTTCGGTATTTCAACGTATGCGTGCTGAACGTGAACGGGTAGCGCGGGAGTTTCGTTCGCAAGGTGCAGAACAAGCCGAATTAATCAGTGCTGAAGCGGATAAGCAAAGACAAGTGTTACTTGCCAATGCACAACGCGATGCCGAGAATGTGCGAGGACATGGCGATGCGCAATCGGCTGAAATTTATGCGAAAAGCTACGGAAAAAACCCTGAGTTCTATGCGTTTTATCGAAGCTTGCTGGCTTACCAAACCGCCTTTGAAAAAACCGACGATACCCTGGTGTTAAAACCCGATTCGGACTTTTTTAAATACTATAACAGTGAAAAATAG
- a CDS encoding deoxyribodipyrimidine photo-lyase, with translation MKPYAKSLFIFRRDLRIEDNTALNAALAQSEQVIAVFIFNPLQIEAHPYQSHPALQFMLEALQDLQRQFTVQGGKLYFYTDNPENVITRLHTEHQIAAVFVNRDYTPFSLQRDSGIQQRCQTLGIDFHSHADLLLNEPEQVLNKTHTPYQVFSAFYKRARQNPVKLPKNLHAGNFCSAELYATSTDWQTSLKQTHTNVLTGGRQPALALLHNGLSACKNYSLERDYPSLTATSTLSAYLKFGCCSIREAYYATLQQFDAEHPLLRQFYWRDFFTHIAYHYPYVFGHAFHRRYDNIEWQNQEPLFLAWTQGMTGFPIIDAGMRELNQTGLMHNRVRMLVASFLVKDLHISWRWGERYFAQHLLDYDPCVNNGNWQWAASTGCDAQPYFRVFNPWLQQRKFDADCRYIKRWVPELAKYSTSQIHQWQQPATDSHYPAPIVDHAEQTRQVKALYKIT, from the coding sequence ATGAAACCTTATGCTAAATCCCTGTTTATTTTTCGCCGCGATTTGCGCATTGAGGATAATACTGCATTGAACGCTGCCTTAGCGCAATCTGAGCAAGTCATTGCAGTTTTTATCTTTAATCCGTTACAAATTGAGGCCCATCCTTACCAAAGCCACCCTGCTCTGCAATTTATGCTGGAAGCACTGCAAGATTTGCAGCGCCAATTTACCGTACAGGGTGGAAAGCTCTATTTCTATACCGATAATCCCGAAAATGTAATTACCCGGCTACACACAGAACATCAGATTGCGGCCGTATTTGTCAATCGAGATTACACCCCTTTCAGCCTACAACGCGATAGCGGCATACAACAACGCTGTCAGACACTGGGTATCGATTTTCACAGTCATGCCGATTTATTACTGAATGAACCAGAGCAAGTCTTAAACAAGACTCATACACCCTATCAAGTGTTTAGCGCGTTTTATAAGCGTGCCAGACAAAATCCGGTAAAACTGCCGAAAAATTTACATGCTGGCAATTTTTGCAGTGCAGAACTTTACGCAACCAGCACAGACTGGCAGACATCGCTTAAGCAAACACATACGAATGTGCTAACAGGCGGACGCCAACCCGCCTTAGCCCTATTACACAATGGATTATCCGCCTGTAAAAACTATAGCCTGGAACGCGATTATCCCAGTTTGACTGCCACCAGCACATTATCGGCCTATCTTAAATTCGGCTGCTGCTCTATCCGCGAAGCATACTATGCCACGCTGCAGCAATTCGACGCAGAGCACCCTTTACTAAGACAATTTTATTGGCGGGATTTTTTTACGCATATCGCCTATCATTACCCATACGTATTTGGTCACGCCTTTCATCGTCGTTATGACAACATTGAGTGGCAAAACCAGGAACCGCTATTTTTGGCCTGGACCCAAGGTATGACCGGATTTCCGATCATAGACGCTGGTATGCGTGAATTAAACCAAACGGGCTTGATGCATAATCGGGTACGCATGCTAGTCGCCAGTTTTTTAGTCAAAGACTTACATATCAGTTGGCGTTGGGGCGAACGCTATTTTGCACAGCACTTGCTGGATTATGATCCCTGTGTGAATAACGGCAATTGGCAATGGGCAGCTTCTACCGGCTGCGATGCGCAACCGTATTTTCGGGTTTTTAACCCCTGGTTACAACAACGTAAATTTGATGCCGATTGTAGGTATATAAAACGCTGGGTGCCGGAATTAGCAAAATACAGCACAAGCCAAATTCATCAATGGCAACAACCAGCGACTGATAGCCACTATCCGGCCCCTATCGTAGATCATGCAGAACAAACTCGACAAGTAAAAGCTTTGTATAAAATCACCTAA
- a CDS encoding TIGR01777 family oxidoreductase — translation MHKKHILITGGTGFLGTALIKHWLIKDYDITLLTRSANTATSLFGLSVHVVEHLDSLPKDSYFDAVVNLAGAPIFAKPWSQARKQLLRDSRIAFTHQLLSFLSQLHTKPEVLINGSAIGVYADENHSDSVSFSQQLCLDWEQAALQAEKMHMRVCLLRTGLVLGTGGGLLKNMLPAFKLGLGGQLGNGQQWMSWIHRDDWVAIVDELVNHSHWQGAIDATAPNPVTNSEFSRTLAKNLQRPCLVKTPAWILKLVLGEMSELVLASQRIIPSALLDAKFTFKFSDLASALQDVVGKH, via the coding sequence ATGCATAAAAAACACATTCTGATCACGGGTGGCACTGGCTTTCTGGGCACTGCCCTAATAAAACACTGGTTGATTAAAGATTACGACATTACCTTACTAACCCGTAGTGCTAATACAGCGACATCATTATTCGGTTTAAGTGTGCATGTAGTTGAACATTTGGATAGTTTGCCAAAAGACAGTTATTTTGATGCGGTGGTTAATCTTGCCGGCGCCCCCATTTTTGCCAAACCCTGGAGTCAGGCCCGCAAACAACTATTACGTGATAGCCGCATTGCTTTCACCCACCAGTTATTGTCTTTTCTTTCCCAATTACACACCAAACCGGAAGTATTGATTAACGGCTCTGCAATTGGTGTGTATGCAGATGAAAATCACAGCGACAGCGTTAGTTTTTCGCAACAACTATGCTTGGACTGGGAACAAGCTGCCCTGCAAGCTGAAAAAATGCACATGCGGGTATGTTTGCTCAGAACGGGTCTGGTATTAGGAACAGGCGGTGGATTGCTGAAAAATATGTTACCCGCTTTCAAACTAGGGCTGGGCGGACAACTTGGCAACGGCCAGCAGTGGATGTCGTGGATACACCGGGATGATTGGGTAGCCATTGTTGATGAACTAGTAAACCACAGCCATTGGCAGGGTGCTATAGATGCCACGGCACCCAATCCGGTAACTAATAGCGAGTTTAGTCGAACATTAGCTAAAAACTTGCAGCGTCCTTGCCTAGTGAAGACTCCCGCCTGGATACTAAAATTAGTATTGGGCGAAATGTCAGAATTAGTATTGGCCAGTCAACGTATTATTCCATCAGCCTTACTAGACGCTAAATTTACATTTAAATTTTCTGATTTAGCATCAGCGCTGCAAGACGTTGTTGGCAAGCATTAA
- a CDS encoding methylated-DNA--[protein]-cysteine S-methyltransferase — protein sequence MMTNKNNALLASQIIHYAMADCFLGKLLVAKSAVGVCAICLADHNEELPQALIELVPKTTLILDQQSCQQELDQLLNYISTPSIGLNLTLDMQGTLFQEQVWQVLLKIPLGEYLSYTEVANRVGKPKAVRAVANACANNRLAIAIPCHRVVRANGNLAGYRWGLKRKQELLRRESEAVGVNSMTSNLINAHAPCSAIV from the coding sequence ATGATGACAAACAAAAACAATGCACTATTAGCCAGCCAAATAATTCATTACGCAATGGCCGATTGTTTTTTAGGTAAGCTATTAGTAGCCAAATCAGCAGTGGGTGTTTGTGCTATTTGCCTTGCCGACCATAACGAAGAACTACCCCAGGCTTTAATAGAACTAGTTCCGAAAACCACCCTCATTTTGGACCAACAAAGCTGTCAGCAGGAACTGGATCAATTACTTAACTATATTAGCACACCCAGCATTGGCCTAAACCTAACCCTAGACATGCAAGGCACACTTTTTCAAGAGCAGGTGTGGCAAGTTTTATTAAAAATTCCGTTAGGCGAATATCTTAGCTATACAGAGGTTGCTAATCGCGTAGGTAAGCCTAAAGCAGTGCGAGCAGTAGCAAATGCGTGTGCAAACAATCGTTTGGCCATAGCCATACCCTGCCATCGCGTGGTACGGGCAAATGGCAATTTGGCTGGCTACCGCTGGGGCCTGAAGCGTAAGCAAGAATTACTGCGCAGAGAAAGCGAGGCCGTTGGGGTTAACTCCATGACAAGTAACCTGATTAACGCTCACGCTCCTTGTAGCGCCATTGTTTAG
- the hflK gene encoding FtsH protease activity modulator HflK — translation MSTENQNASKPTPPPDWKAEFDKHWQRISQLGSDFYQGHKHYFALQKMGPVLGGALTFIWLSSGCYIVDQGNRGVVTRFGAYSETTLPGLNWHLPLPIESVKIVNVEQQRFIEVGYRDTGRFAKAATIPQESLMLTRDENIINVRLAVQYQINNAKDYFFNVKDSEGTLKQLTESVERAVIGKSDMDYVLTEGRSEIVAEIKRDIQSAMDAYHAGITIASVNLQDAQPPEEVQGSFEDAIRAREDKQRLINEAEAYSNEIIPKARGASARLLQEADAYQMEKIAKATGETERFEQLLVEYEKNPAITRKRLYLEAKEKLYSGANKIMLESERNAPQFYMPLATEGHHRGTNPVQAAASEQNSDAISDDKNHSHKVPVNNELRPSRSKP, via the coding sequence ATGTCAACAGAAAACCAAAACGCTAGTAAACCTACCCCACCACCCGACTGGAAAGCCGAGTTCGACAAACATTGGCAGCGTATCAGTCAATTAGGTAGTGATTTTTATCAAGGGCACAAACATTATTTTGCCTTACAGAAAATGGGTCCGGTTTTGGGTGGCGCCTTAACTTTTATATGGTTAAGTAGCGGTTGCTATATCGTTGATCAAGGTAATCGCGGTGTCGTCACTCGCTTTGGTGCCTACAGCGAAACCACGCTGCCAGGTTTAAACTGGCACCTACCTTTGCCGATAGAAAGCGTTAAAATCGTAAATGTCGAGCAGCAGCGCTTCATCGAAGTTGGCTATCGCGATACAGGTCGTTTTGCCAAAGCAGCGACTATTCCACAAGAATCGTTAATGCTGACGCGGGATGAAAACATTATTAATGTGCGCCTGGCAGTACAGTATCAGATCAATAACGCTAAAGACTATTTTTTTAATGTCAAAGATAGCGAAGGCACCCTGAAACAATTGACTGAAAGTGTGGAACGGGCGGTGATAGGCAAAAGCGATATGGACTACGTGCTGACTGAAGGACGTAGCGAAATTGTGGCCGAAATCAAACGCGACATTCAAAGTGCAATGGATGCCTATCATGCTGGTATCACCATCGCCAGTGTTAATTTGCAAGATGCGCAACCACCCGAAGAAGTACAAGGTAGTTTTGAAGATGCTATTCGTGCCCGCGAAGATAAACAACGCCTGATTAACGAAGCCGAAGCCTATAGCAACGAAATTATTCCTAAAGCCCGTGGCGCTTCGGCACGATTACTTCAAGAAGCCGATGCTTACCAAATGGAAAAAATTGCCAAGGCAACTGGCGAAACGGAGCGCTTTGAGCAGTTATTAGTGGAATACGAAAAAAATCCGGCTATTACCCGTAAACGTTTGTATTTGGAAGCTAAAGAAAAGCTATACAGTGGTGCCAACAAAATCATGTTGGAATCGGAACGTAACGCACCGCAATTTTACATGCCTTTGGCTACTGAAGGTCATCACAGGGGAACTAACCCGGTACAAGCTGCTGCTTCTGAACAAAACAGCGACGCGATTAGCGACGATAAAAATCATAGCCATAAAGTACCCGTAAACAATGAATTACGCCCTAGCCGGAGCAAACCATGA
- the ftsH gene encoding ATP-dependent zinc metalloprotease FtsH, whose product MLKPIIRIIILTAIGTVLFNLVINRNQTHYEEPNSVNYSDFIADVRSHAVSEVVIDGNNVDGRRQSGEHFTTYNPNDPRMIDELLEYGVKIKVERPQEPSFLMQVLINWAPMLLLIGVTVYFMRKQTMMGAGGQNSFGKSRAKLMAEDQVKVRFKDVAGVEEAKQDVVEMVDFLKDPGKYEVLGGKIPRGVLMVGPPGTGKTLLARAIAGEAGVPFFSISGSDFVEMFVGVGASRVRDMFEQAKKRAPCIIFIDEIDAVGRQRGASGMGGGNDEREQTLNQLLVEMDGFSGNEGIIVIAATNRADVLDKALLRPGRFDRQVQVGLPDIKGREQILKVHGDKVPLADDVNINDLARGTPGFSGAELANLINEGALFAARKNQRVVTMHDLDKARDKMIMGAEKRTMVMSREDLLMTAYHEAGHAIVGRNVPEHDPVYKVSIMPRGGALGITMFLPERDQYSANKDKLEGQISSLFGGRVAEALIYGKNKVTTGASNDIMRATQLARNMVTKWGLSDRLGPMDYGDNEGGYMGPQAKPMSEQMSNMIDEEIRHVIDSNYQRAETILKDNIEILHNMAHALLEWETIDKYQIDLLMQGQKLDPPEEIIESTSSEIELVDGDSTEEPSESKPGSLALS is encoded by the coding sequence ATGCTTAAACCTATTATTCGTATCATTATCCTTACCGCCATTGGCACGGTGTTGTTTAATTTAGTGATCAATCGTAACCAAACACATTACGAAGAACCCAATTCAGTTAATTACTCTGATTTTATAGCTGATGTTCGCAGCCATGCGGTATCAGAAGTGGTTATTGATGGTAACAACGTAGATGGTCGTAGACAAAGTGGAGAACACTTTACTACTTATAATCCCAATGATCCGCGCATGATTGATGAGTTGCTGGAATATGGGGTAAAAATCAAGGTCGAACGTCCACAAGAACCTTCGTTTTTAATGCAAGTTTTGATTAACTGGGCACCCATGCTGTTGTTGATTGGAGTGACCGTTTATTTCATGCGCAAACAAACAATGATGGGTGCGGGCGGCCAAAACAGCTTTGGAAAAAGCCGCGCCAAACTCATGGCCGAAGATCAGGTTAAAGTGCGTTTCAAAGATGTAGCTGGTGTGGAAGAGGCCAAACAAGATGTCGTCGAAATGGTCGATTTCCTGAAAGATCCCGGTAAATATGAAGTATTGGGCGGCAAAATTCCACGCGGCGTGTTAATGGTGGGGCCTCCCGGTACCGGTAAAACTTTGCTGGCTCGTGCTATAGCGGGTGAAGCGGGGGTACCATTCTTTTCAATCTCCGGCTCGGATTTTGTGGAAATGTTTGTCGGTGTGGGTGCCTCGCGGGTGCGGGATATGTTTGAACAAGCCAAAAAACGCGCACCGTGCATTATTTTTATCGATGAAATTGATGCCGTGGGTCGGCAACGTGGCGCCAGTGGTATGGGTGGCGGAAACGACGAACGCGAACAAACTCTGAATCAGTTACTTGTGGAGATGGACGGCTTTAGCGGTAACGAAGGCATTATTGTTATTGCCGCCACCAACCGAGCCGATGTACTGGACAAAGCCTTACTACGCCCAGGCCGTTTTGATCGGCAGGTACAAGTGGGATTACCCGACATTAAAGGTCGTGAACAAATACTGAAAGTGCATGGCGATAAAGTGCCACTGGCCGACGATGTGAATATTAACGACTTGGCACGTGGCACACCGGGCTTTTCCGGTGCGGAACTGGCTAATCTGATCAACGAAGGCGCTTTGTTTGCCGCCCGCAAAAATCAGCGCGTAGTAACCATGCACGATTTGGATAAAGCCCGCGACAAAATGATTATGGGTGCAGAAAAACGCACCATGGTCATGAGTCGTGAAGATTTATTAATGACCGCCTACCACGAAGCCGGTCACGCTATTGTGGGTCGAAATGTTCCCGAACACGACCCGGTGTATAAAGTCAGCATCATGCCGCGTGGTGGTGCCTTGGGTATTACCATGTTCCTGCCGGAGCGTGACCAGTACAGTGCTAATAAAGACAAACTGGAAGGCCAAATTTCCAGTCTGTTTGGTGGCCGGGTAGCCGAAGCGCTGATCTATGGCAAAAACAAAGTGACCACTGGGGCATCCAACGACATCATGCGCGCTACGCAATTGGCACGCAATATGGTCACCAAATGGGGCTTGTCTGATCGATTGGGACCTATGGATTATGGCGATAATGAAGGCGGCTATATGGGGCCACAAGCCAAACCTATGTCAGAACAGATGTCGAATATGATAGATGAAGAAATCCGTCATGTGATAGACAGCAATTATCAGCGTGCAGAAACCATACTCAAAGATAATATCGAGATTTTGCATAATATGGCTCATGCACTGTTGGAATGGGAAACCATCGATAAATATCAGATTGATCTGTTAATGCAAGGACAAAAACTGGATCCACCTGAAGAAATAATCGAATCGACCAGTAGTGAAATAGAACTGGTAGATGGAGATAGTACTGAAGAACCTTCAGAGTCTAAACCTGGAAGTCTGGCTCTTAGTTAA
- a CDS encoding MerR family transcriptional regulator encodes MYSIKAISSLTGLGAETLRAWERRYGTVAPKRDEGGRRYYSQLDLEHLMLLANLSRQGHSIGKLTGLSISELQKLQQVNKKTQENYQEFIEQIGTALSEYRFNQCEQMLKRALMAKEPLPYLRDVLIPALIHVGDLWHEQKISIAQEHMFSACVKRILLGMVNSLQSLSGNRPAMMFATPSGEPHEFGVLMCCLLAAEQDFDCYYLGANVPADDLLLAAKKLQIEVLVLGLTKSPTDPETLIELNKLAAASANNNAVIWLGGSALNQLYSESPGSVEQCELIADIDDFYAKAKQWRYKERER; translated from the coding sequence ATGTATTCCATCAAAGCAATTTCATCTTTGACAGGTTTAGGTGCTGAAACACTTCGTGCCTGGGAGCGTCGTTACGGTACTGTGGCACCGAAACGAGACGAAGGCGGGCGCAGATATTACTCCCAGCTTGATTTAGAGCACCTTATGTTGCTGGCAAATTTAAGTCGGCAAGGTCATTCCATTGGTAAGCTAACTGGTTTGTCTATTTCAGAGCTGCAAAAGTTGCAACAGGTGAATAAAAAAACCCAGGAAAACTATCAGGAATTCATTGAACAGATTGGCACAGCTCTTTCAGAATACAGATTCAATCAGTGCGAACAAATGTTGAAGCGAGCTTTAATGGCAAAAGAACCACTGCCTTATCTAAGAGATGTGCTGATACCGGCATTGATTCATGTAGGCGATTTGTGGCATGAACAAAAGATAAGTATTGCTCAAGAGCATATGTTTTCTGCTTGTGTAAAACGTATACTTTTGGGTATGGTCAATAGCTTGCAGAGTTTGTCTGGAAATCGACCCGCTATGATGTTTGCCACACCGAGTGGTGAACCTCACGAATTTGGCGTTTTAATGTGTTGTCTGCTTGCAGCCGAACAGGATTTTGATTGTTACTATCTGGGCGCAAATGTACCCGCAGATGATTTGTTGCTGGCGGCAAAAAAATTGCAGATTGAAGTTTTAGTGTTGGGATTGACCAAAAGCCCCACTGATCCAGAAACACTGATTGAGCTTAATAAACTTGCCGCAGCGAGTGCAAACAACAATGCTGTTATTTGGCTGGGTGGTTCAGCTTTAAATCAGTTATATAGCGAATCCCCAGGCTCTGTAGAACAGTGTGAACTTATAGCTGATATTGACGATTTTTATGCCAAAGCTAAACAATGGCGCTACAAGGAGCGTGAGCGTTAA
- a CDS encoding RNA polymerase sigma factor RpoD/SigA, with product MALRDYYSLSDTLAQPDSGDLSTDTHLVDSETSIDLLQPSFVIPNPIPPASDAALSSQSLAQEMEQCRKKLLNILFKHPETFQLITTEFEQSFTEGVDYSLTGNGKNQSNKVVQNPFLVQLVTNESVTVNKKNENFVTDTELKESNLHIFPAVLIRLAEQAETVANLELSYRQELRKARRQLQNTRQKMIVNNTGLVAFVAHKHKTINLSFDDLMQEGSIGLIRAVDRFDAERGICFSTYAIFWIKQAISRLIVKQEKVVRLPVALAEKASALFEIMRNYYLENQRWPTFHQLHAQCNLSDDEIKIVSSYYQATHSLDASLSEESDDDHTLMDSMQQHQFPSPLNELIDDNLAKYLVNSVASLPENEANILNMRFGLQNQSEMTLQAIADQLNVTRERVRQIQNQALKKLKQQFGCELMPFLETNDH from the coding sequence ATGGCACTACGAGACTACTATTCACTAAGCGACACTCTGGCTCAACCAGATTCGGGTGATTTATCGACAGATACCCATCTCGTTGATAGCGAAACATCCATTGATCTTCTTCAGCCAAGTTTTGTCATCCCAAACCCGATACCACCTGCGTCTGACGCGGCTTTATCGTCTCAATCTCTGGCTCAGGAGATGGAACAGTGCAGGAAAAAATTACTTAATATATTGTTTAAGCATCCTGAAACTTTTCAATTAATCACCACTGAATTTGAGCAATCCTTTACCGAAGGTGTTGACTATTCTCTGACAGGGAATGGCAAAAACCAAAGTAACAAAGTTGTACAAAACCCTTTTCTTGTACAACTTGTAACAAATGAATCTGTGACTGTAAACAAAAAAAATGAAAATTTTGTTACTGACACAGAATTAAAAGAAAGTAATCTGCATATATTTCCTGCCGTACTGATCCGTCTAGCAGAACAGGCGGAAACAGTTGCAAATCTGGAGTTGAGCTACCGTCAAGAGTTACGCAAAGCACGTCGTCAACTTCAAAACACCAGACAGAAAATGATAGTCAACAATACTGGACTGGTGGCATTTGTGGCACACAAGCACAAAACCATTAATCTAAGTTTTGATGACTTAATGCAAGAAGGCAGCATTGGCCTGATTAGGGCGGTTGATCGTTTCGATGCAGAGCGGGGAATCTGTTTTTCAACCTACGCTATATTCTGGATTAAACAAGCCATCAGCCGTCTAATAGTTAAACAAGAAAAAGTAGTTCGTTTACCGGTAGCGTTGGCAGAAAAAGCCTCTGCATTGTTTGAAATCATGCGTAATTATTATTTGGAAAACCAACGCTGGCCCACTTTTCACCAATTACATGCGCAATGTAATCTAAGCGATGACGAAATTAAAATTGTCAGTAGCTATTACCAAGCCACTCATTCTCTGGATGCGTCTTTATCCGAAGAAAGTGATGACGACCATACTTTGATGGACAGTATGCAACAACATCAATTTCCATCGCCTTTAAATGAACTTATTGATGATAACCTAGCAAAATACTTGGTCAATAGTGTTGCCAGTTTGCCTGAAAATGAAGCTAACATTTTAAATATGCGATTTGGCTTGCAAAATCAATCAGAAATGACTTTACAAGCAATCGCAGATCAACTAAATGTTACTAGAGAACGGGTTAGGCAAATACAAAACCAAGCATTAAAAAAACTAAAACAACAGTTTGGGTGTGAACTGATGCCTTTCCTTGAAACAAACGATCATTAA
- a CDS encoding PA0069 family radical SAM protein: MKNIIHKGRGSISNSAGRYEKSSTTAIDDGWSSLDAELPALHTEIIIDTSRSLISYNDSPDLPFDRSINPYRGCEHGCVYCYARPSHAYLGLSPGLDFESRILIKPNAAQLLRQELAKRNYQCAPLALGSNTDPYQPLERQHKLMRQILEILAETRHPLSIVTKSSLIERDIDILSTLSAQGLVSVYLSITTLDRQLARSMEPRAATPQRRLETLNKLREAGINTGVLVAPIIPGLNDHELENLVTAAQAAGAMSVEYILLRLPLEVAELFSEWLQQHYPLKAKHVLNLIKETREGKLYNANFEQRFQGTGAYANLLAQRFRLICKRLAIEKSMPALRTDLFRKPDTNTQQMRFEFFD; this comes from the coding sequence ATGAAAAATATCATACATAAAGGCCGTGGCAGTATCAGTAATAGTGCCGGACGCTATGAAAAATCCAGCACCACCGCCATTGATGACGGCTGGAGCAGCCTGGATGCAGAATTACCAGCACTGCATACCGAAATCATCATCGATACTAGTCGTAGCTTAATTAGCTACAACGACTCGCCAGATCTTCCTTTTGACCGCTCGATTAACCCCTATCGCGGTTGTGAACATGGTTGCGTTTATTGTTACGCCAGGCCATCGCATGCTTATCTGGGTTTGTCACCCGGCCTGGACTTTGAAAGTCGCATCCTGATCAAACCCAATGCAGCGCAACTATTAAGACAAGAATTAGCCAAACGCAATTATCAGTGCGCCCCTCTAGCTTTAGGCAGCAATACAGATCCTTATCAACCACTGGAACGTCAGCACAAACTGATGCGGCAAATTCTGGAAATATTAGCCGAAACACGTCATCCTTTAAGCATAGTGACAAAGTCTTCGCTTATTGAAAGGGATATCGACATCCTGTCTACCCTGTCTGCACAAGGCTTGGTATCTGTTTATCTCTCCATCACCACACTGGACAGACAACTGGCAAGAAGCATGGAACCACGCGCAGCGACTCCGCAACGACGTTTGGAAACGCTAAACAAATTACGCGAAGCAGGCATCAATACTGGCGTACTGGTAGCACCGATAATTCCAGGTTTAAACGATCATGAACTTGAAAATCTGGTAACAGCAGCACAAGCTGCTGGAGCCATGAGTGTTGAATACATCTTGCTGCGTTTGCCACTGGAAGTGGCTGAATTATTTAGCGAATGGTTGCAGCAACACTACCCATTAAAAGCCAAACATGTACTCAATTTAATTAAAGAAACTCGCGAGGGCAAGTTGTACAATGCCAACTTTGAGCAACGCTTTCAAGGAACCGGTGCCTACGCAAATTTACTGGCACAACGATTCAGACTCATTTGTAAACGTCTGGCAATAGAGAAATCAATGCCTGCATTACGTACCGATCTATTTCGTAAACCGGATACCAATACTCAACAGATGCGTTTTGAATTTTTTGATTGA